One Mus musculus strain C57BL/6J chromosome X, GRCm38.p6 C57BL/6J DNA window includes the following coding sequences:
- the Morf4l2 gene encoding mortality factor 4-like protein 2, with protein MSSRKQASQTRGQQSAEEDNFKKPTRSNMQRSKMRGAASGKKSAGSQPKNLDPALPGRWGGRSAENPPSGSVRKTRKNKQKAPGNGDGGSTSEVPQPPRKKRARADPTVESEEAFKSRMEVKVKIPEELKPWLVEDWDLVTRQKQLFQLPAKKNVDAILEEYANCKKSQGNVDNKEYAVNEVVGGIKEYFNVMLGTQLLYKFERPQYAEILLAHPDAPMSQIYGAPHLLRLFVRIGAMLAYTPLDEKSLALLLGYLHDFLKYLAKNSASLFTASDYKVASADYHRKAL; from the coding sequence ATGAGTTCCAGAAAGCAGGCTTCTCAAACTCGTGGACAACAATCTGCTGAAGAAGACAACTTTAAGAAACCAACTCGAAGCAATATGCAGAGAAGTAAGATGAGAGGAGCTGCCTCGGGAAAGAAGTCAGCTGGTTCGCAGCCAAAGAATCTCGATCCAGCCCTGCCCGGAAGATGGGGAGGTCGCTCTGCTGAGAACCCCCCTTCCGGTTCTGTGCGGAAGACCAGGAAGAACAAGCAGAAGGCTCCTGGCAACGGAGACGGAGGCAGTACCAGTGAAGTCCCCCAGCCCCCTCGGAAGAAAAGGGCACGGGCTGACCCCACTGTGGAGAGCGAGGAGGCATTCAAGAGTAGGATGGAGGTGAAGGTGAAGATCCCTGAAGAATTAAAACCGTGGCTGGTGGAGGACTGGGACTTGGTTacgaggcagaagcagttgttccAGCTCCCTGCTAAAAAGAATGTCGATGCCATTCTTGAGGAGTATGCCAATTGTAAGAAGTCGCAGGGAAATGTTGATAATAAGGAGTACGCAGTTAATGAAGTTGTAGGAGGGATAAAAGAGTATTTCAATGTGATGCTGGGCACTCAGCTGCTGTACAAGTTTGAAAGGCCTCAGTATGCTGAGATTCTGCTGGCTCACCCTGATGCGCCGATGTCGCAGATCTATGGGGCGCCACACCTCCTGAGATTATTCGTGAGAATTGGGGCAATGTTGGCCTATACGCCCCTTGATGAGAAAAGCCTGGCATTATTGCTGGGCTATCTGCATGATTTCCTTAAGTATCTGGCAAAGAATTCTGCCTCTCTGTTTACTGCCAGTGATTACAAAGTGGCTTCTGCTGACTATCATCGCAAAGCCCTGTGA